Sequence from the Nitrospirota bacterium genome:
GCTCAGTACTTGATCATGCTTGTTATTCAAAAGGTGAATGACAAGGATCGGGCCGAGCCTGGCATTAACGATTGGCTTTTAACTCTTTTGGAGCGTCACGCGGAGATGGTAAAGGCCAAGGTGAAGGTAATAGATATAGATCAACTCCATGGCCGCCTGAAAGAGCAGCTTCTGAAGGGAGATATTGGGGCGCTTCTGCCGGTGGATGCAATAATTAGCAGATCTGTCGAACATGCCCTTGCCAGAGATAAGAAGCAGGCATCAGAAGCAGACATCGCCGCAGTTATTCTTACTGCTGCCGGCTATGAGATAGAAGTAGCGGATGAATCTTCCACCAAAATCGAACAGATACAGTTCTCTCTGTCCATACCTACCCTGCAGAAATTTGGGCGCAATCTTACCAGGGAGGCATCAGAAGGTAAATTAAGCAGTGTGCTTGGTCGCGATGAGGAGGTGGAACTCCTGATCGAAACCCTATGCAGGCGCACCAAGCGAAATCCTCTGCTTATCGGACCGGCAGGCGTCGGCAAAACCGCAGTAGTTGAATGGCTGGCTCAGCTCATTGATCAGAATAAAGTCCCTGAGCTGCTTTCCGGCACGATTATTGTGGTGCTGCAACCATCTTCTCTTACGGCGGGTGCAGCATTGGCGGGTGAGCTTGAAAAGCGGGTACAGGCCATCATTGCAGAAGCCGCTCAGGATGGGATTGTTCTCTTTATTGATGAGGTCCACACAATTATTGGGGCTGGGGGCGCATCAGAGCGGGCTGATCTGGCAAGTATGCTTAAGCCAGCGCTGGCAAGGGGTGAGATAGCCTGCATAGGAGCAACTACCGATGATGAATACCGCCGTTTTATAGAGACTGATTCTGCCCTTGAGCGCAGATTTCAGCCCATAAGGATACAGGAGTTGACTGCAGACCAGACGTTTGTTGTACTGCTGAGCCTGAGGGACGAGTATCAGCATTTAAGAGGTATTACGATTGAAGACAATATACTTCGGTGGCTCGTAGATTTTGCCCATAAATACATGCGGAACAGGTATTTCCCTGATAAGGCAGTTGATCTGCTGGAACAATGTGTAGCCCATAGTCTTGCCCTTAGAAAAGACTCTGTACAGATAGAGGATGCTGAGGCGGCTGTCGAGCGCATGGTAGGAATGCCGACAGATCTTGATATAAAGCTAAGCCTTCTTAAAAAGAGCCTGTCTGAGCGCTCGTTAGCGAATGGGGCATTTCTTGAGTCCCTCCTGAACAGACTTCAGATTACCATGCGGGGACTTGATCTGCGTCCCTTGCGCCCTAATTCAGTCATATTATTCTATGCAGAAGCTGTCAGATATAGTGAATCCGTGGCTGAGACGATTGCAGAGACACTTTTTGGCAGCAATGAACGGATTGTTAAAATAGATTTCAGC
This genomic interval carries:
- a CDS encoding ATP-dependent Clp protease ATP-binding subunit codes for the protein MQNLTSGAQYLIMLVIQKVNDKDRAEPGINDWLLTLLERHAEMVKAKVKVIDIDQLHGRLKEQLLKGDIGALLPVDAIISRSVEHALARDKKQASEADIAAVILTAAGYEIEVADESSTKIEQIQFSLSIPTLQKFGRNLTREASEGKLSSVLGRDEEVELLIETLCRRTKRNPLLIGPAGVGKTAVVEWLAQLIDQNKVPELLSGTIIVVLQPSSLTAGAALAGELEKRVQAIIAEAAQDGIVLFIDEVHTIIGAGGASERADLASMLKPALARGEIACIGATTDDEYRRFIETDSALERRFQPIRIQELTADQTFVVLLSLRDEYQHLRGITIEDNILRWLVDFAHKYMRNRYFPDKAVDLLEQCVAHSLALRKDSVQIEDAEAAVERMVGMPTDLDIKLSLLKKSLSERSLANGAFLESLLNRLQITMRGLDLRPLRPNSVILFYAEAVRYSESVAETIAETLFGSNERIVKIDFSRFSNPADISLLLGAAPGYIGYSENLPLHRIRQIPWCVVFFENIHEAAPQVRDALKQALYDGFFIDGQGKRIYLSDTVIILTVGHSLGSNHIRGFDCKEKATDHENRKMIGDILGHDFMGAIDMIYMNPPDPDEGLKLWIEHSLLSDLLLRCREQGLNLQWDGSLVEWLFSQRDDNAAQCEWERLIDDSLSPVLIPYFHKDGTLGNNSITISYDGQRIVAQCCPLNKE